The genomic stretch CTGGTGCATATCGATCCCGAGGATGACGAAGGCGAGCGCAATGCTTACGACCTGCCTTTCCGCGAGGCCGTGATGCAGCGACTGCGCGACAGCCTGGGTGACAGCGAGGCCGGCGGTTTCGAGATCCAGCTGCATTATCTGGGAGGCTGGCTGGATCTGGATATTGTGCTCGACGATCGCCTGACCGCGCCGGACCCGGCTGCCTGCGAGCAATTGCTGGCCCGGCTGAAGGCCGCGCTGGGCGAGCTGGCGCAGATCCGCGACATCCGCATCCTGCGACCGGCCTGCGCGATGCACCATGAGCGGGCCGATGACTGAGTGAGGCTAAGCATTTAAATAAACGCGATTTACCGGCCGTCCGTCCGGTAAAAAGCACTTGCCCCGGGGGGAGGGGCCGGGTACATTCCCCGGCCCGTATCCTGCCGGGGTTTTCCCGGCAGTTGCGCGGTTTTTAGCACCGTATCCGTAAACTCGTTTTGGCGGGATTCGGCTGGTCTTACTCTTGCATCCCAAGGAGTGGGAAGAATGTCTGATCTGGCTCAGGCCCAACTGCTGGGCGCGTCCTGCGCGCAATTGCCCATCCATACTTATTTTGATCCGGCATTCCATGAACTGGAGCAACAGCTGCTGTTCCGCGATGCGCCGGTCTACTATGGCCACGAGCTGATGGTGCCGAATGTCGGCGACTATCACACGCTGGAATGGATGGGGCACGGCAGAATGCTCAAGCGCAATGCCGATGGTGTCCGCCTGCTGTCCAATGTCTGCCGCCACCGTCAGGCGCTGATGCTGAAGGGGCGCGGCAATACCGACCACATCACCTGCAATATCCACGGCTGGACCTACGACAACCAGGGCCGGTTGCTCGGGGCGCCGCACTTTGCCGAAACCCCCTGTCTGAAGCTGGAGCAGGTCGAGCTGACCTGCTGGAACGGCCTGCTGTTCGATGGCCGCCGCGATGTCGCCCGCGATCTGGCGACACTCGGTGTTGCCCGTCATCTGTCGTTCGACCAGTACGGCTTCCACAGCGCCCATGTGACCGAATACGACTTCAACTGGAAAACCTTCATTGAAGTGTATTCGGAGGACTACCACGTCGATCCGTTCCACCCGGGGCTTGGCAATTTTGTCGATTGCGCCGACCTGAAGTGGGAGTGGGGCGAGCAGTATCACGTGCAGACGGTCGGAGTGAAGAACCGGCTGGCGCGTGCCGGCAGCCAGGTCTATGACGACTGGCATCAGCAGGTACGGCAGCGCCATGCCGACCGCCAGCCCGATTTCGGCGCCATCTGGCTGACCTACTATCCGAACATCATGGTCGAGTGGTATCCGCACGTGCTGGTAGTCAGCGTGGCCATTCCGCGTGGCGTCGACAAGACCACGGTCATTACCGAGTTCTACTACCCGGAAGACATCCTCTGGTTCGAGCCGGACTTTATCGAAGCCGAGCAGAAAGCCTACTTCGAAACCGCGGTCGAGGATGACGAAATCTGCTACCGGATGCACGAAGGCCGTCGCGCGCTGTGGCTGCGCGGCGACAGTGAGGTCGGTCCGTACCAGTCGCCGACCGAGGACGGCATGCAGCATTTCCACGAGTTCTACCGGCGGCAGATGGGGCAGGCCCTTGCCGGCTGACACGGCCTGTTCGCGGGGCGGCTGGCTGGCCCGGGCATTGCTGCTGCTCTGCCTGCTGCCGTCGGCCGCCGGCGCGGGCGTGGTCCGCGACCGTGAGCTCGGTTTCAGCATCGACCTGCCGCCGCGCTGGAAACTGACCTACCGCGAGCTGTCGGCCCCGGACCGTTCGCGGGCCTGGATTCCGTCGCGGCGCACCGACGCCGACCGCGGCCGGGCGCGCATCGAGGTCGAGCGCCGCCGCCATCCCGGGGCACGCAAGCTGGAGCGCGAGATCCGCCGCCGCGGCAAGGAACTGACCGCACCGCTCCGCATCCGGACCTTCCCGCGCCCCAACCATACCGAGCTGACGCTGGTCGAATACCGCGACGGCAGCTACGACCGCAGCGGCGCGTGGCTGGTCAACCGCTATCTGCTGGCCTACCTGCCGGTGGATGGCAAGACGCTGCTGGTTGCCCGCTGCCAGGCGGCGGAAACCGATTTTTCCCTCTATCGCGCCCAGCTGGAAAAAAGCTGTCTGAGCCTGTCGGCGCTGCCGCGCTGAGCGCGTCTGCGATACAATCCGTCCCTTCGTGCGCCGCGAGACCGAGCGGTGGCACACCGGGAACCCCAGTGGTTCCGCCAACTTCGACTGTTCTTCGAAGGGACATATCATGACCGCATCCGTCGATGCCGGCCGGGCACTCGTCGTGCTTTCCGGCGGCCAGGACTCGACCACCTGCCTGTACTGGGCGCTTGCCCGTTTCTCCCATGTGGAAGCCGTCACGTTCGACTATGGCCAGCGCCATCGGGTCGAACTGGCGTCTGCCCGCACCATCGCCACGCTGGCCGGCGTGCGCCAGACCGTGCTGCCGATCGACACCTTCAGCGCGCTCGGCGGCAATGCGCTGACCGACGACATCGCGCCCGAGGCAGCTGCCGGTGACGCGCTGCCGAATACCTTCGTGCCCGGTCGCAACCTGATTTTCCTGACCTTCGCCGCCGCCTATGCCTACCAGCATCAACTGGGCCATATCGTGACCGGTGTCGCACAGACCGACTATTCCGGCTATCCCGACTGCCGCGAGAACACGCTCAAGGCACTGGAACTGGCGATCAACCTGGGCATGGACGCCCGGCTGCAGCTGCACGCGCCGCTGATGTTCCTCAGCAAGGCCGATACCGTGCGCCTGGCACAGTCGGTCGGCGCGTTCGATGCGCTGGCCCACAGCCATACCTGCTATGAAGGCCAGGTGCCGCCATGCGGCCAGTGTGCGGCCTGCCAGTTGCGCGCCCGCGGCTTTGCCGAAGCCGGCGTCGCCGACCCGCTGCTCGTCCGGACGGGAGGCTGACATGCGTATCGTGCATTGTGCTGCGGCCGGCTTCGAGTCCGCGCGCCGGCTGGCGTCGGACGAGGCGCATGGTCACAGCTTCACGGTCAGTGCCCACGCCGCAACCGGGCTGGCTTCCCTGCGCGCCCGGTTGCATGAGGTGACGCAGGCGCTCGATTACCGCGACCTGAACCAGGTGCTGCCGTCGCCGGACGATGCGGCGCTGGCCGACTGGATCGCCGCGCGCCTGCCGATGGCGGCCGATCTGGTTCTGCGCAGCGCGCCCGACCGGGGTGTCGAGCGCGATGCTGACGGGACGCGGCGGGTCTGGCTGAAAAGCGGCTTCGAGGCGGCCCACCAGTTGCCGCACGTGCCGGCCGGCCACCAGTGCGGTCGCCTGCACGGCCACGGCTTCGGCGTGCGGCTGCTGGCCGATGCCGACCGACAGGACATCGCCGCGCTGCAGGCGGCCTGGGCACCGCTGCATGCGCAGCTCAACCATGCATACCTGAATGCCTTGCCCGGACTGGACAACCCGACCAGCGAGAACCTCGCCGCCTGGCTGTGGCAGCGACTGGGCGCGGTCGTGCCCGGCCTGCGTGCCGTCGACGTCTTCGAGACCGCCACTGCCGGCAGCCGCTACGATGGCCACCGTTTCCGGATCTGGAAGGAAATGCGCTTCGAGGCGGCGGTGCCGTTCGACGGTCACGGCCGCTATACCGGTCACAGCTATCTGGTACGGCTGCATCTGGCCGGCCAGGTCGACGCCCGGGGCTGGGTGCGCGACTTTGGCGAGGTCAAGGCGCGCTTCAAACCGTGCTATGCCCGGCTCGACCACCATCCGCTCGACCAGCTGCCGGGCATCGGCGCCACCGACTGCGCCGGCATTGCCGGCTGGATTGCCGCGCAATTCGCCGCCGGGGTGCCGGAGCTGTGCCGGGTCGACGTGCTGGAAAATGACCACGATGGCGCCGAGTGCCGGCTGGCCGGGGAGGGGGCATGAACTACACGGTCAAGGAAGTGTTCTACACCTTGCAGGGTGAAGGCGCGCAGGCCGGCCGAGCGGCAGTGTTCTGCCGTTTCTCCGGCTGCAATCTGTGGAGCGGGCGCGAGGTGGATCGTGATCGCGCCATCTGCCGTTTCTGCGATACCGACTTTGTCGGCACCGGTCCGGACGGCGGCAAGTTCGCCGATGCCGGGGCGCTGGCCGCACATATCCGTGCCGGCTGGCGCGGGCAGGGCGGCACACCATATGTGGTATTCACCGGCGGCGAGCCACTGCTGCAACTGGACGCTGCCCTGATCACGGCACTGCACCGGCTCGGCTTCGAAATCGGCGTCGAAACCAACGGCACGCTGCCGGCCCCCGACGGCATCGACTGGCTGTGCGTCAGCCCGAAGGCCGGCACCGACTGGGTACAGCGCCGTGGCGACGAGATCAAGCTGGTCTACCCGCAACCGGCCCTGCTGCCGGACACGGTCGCCACCGACGGCTTTACCCACGCGTGGCTGCAGCCGATGGACGGCCCGGCACGCACGGAACACACCCGGGCGGCGATTGCCGCCTGCCTGACCGATCCCCGCTGGCGGCTGTCGGTCCAGACCCACAAGATCACCGGCATCCGCTGAAGCGGAGGCCGCTTGCCCATCCAGGAGTTTCCCCGATGAACCTGCACGACAAACTGAATGCCCTGGGCAGCCAGCGCACCGACTACCGCTACGACCAGCCGGACGCCGCGCTGCTGGAGCGCTTCCCGAACCCGTATGCCGAAGCGACGATCAACCC from Microvirgula aerodenitrificans DSM 15089 encodes the following:
- the queE gene encoding 7-carboxy-7-deazaguanine synthase, with product MNYTVKEVFYTLQGEGAQAGRAAVFCRFSGCNLWSGREVDRDRAICRFCDTDFVGTGPDGGKFADAGALAAHIRAGWRGQGGTPYVVFTGGEPLLQLDAALITALHRLGFEIGVETNGTLPAPDGIDWLCVSPKAGTDWVQRRGDEIKLVYPQPALLPDTVATDGFTHAWLQPMDGPARTEHTRAAIAACLTDPRWRLSVQTHKITGIR
- a CDS encoding aromatic ring-hydroxylating oxygenase subunit alpha; its protein translation is MSDLAQAQLLGASCAQLPIHTYFDPAFHELEQQLLFRDAPVYYGHELMVPNVGDYHTLEWMGHGRMLKRNADGVRLLSNVCRHRQALMLKGRGNTDHITCNIHGWTYDNQGRLLGAPHFAETPCLKLEQVELTCWNGLLFDGRRDVARDLATLGVARHLSFDQYGFHSAHVTEYDFNWKTFIEVYSEDYHVDPFHPGLGNFVDCADLKWEWGEQYHVQTVGVKNRLARAGSQVYDDWHQQVRQRHADRQPDFGAIWLTYYPNIMVEWYPHVLVVSVAIPRGVDKTTVITEFYYPEDILWFEPDFIEAEQKAYFETAVEDDEICYRMHEGRRALWLRGDSEVGPYQSPTEDGMQHFHEFYRRQMGQALAG
- a CDS encoding 6-pyruvoyl trahydropterin synthase family protein, with the translated sequence MRIVHCAAAGFESARRLASDEAHGHSFTVSAHAATGLASLRARLHEVTQALDYRDLNQVLPSPDDAALADWIAARLPMAADLVLRSAPDRGVERDADGTRRVWLKSGFEAAHQLPHVPAGHQCGRLHGHGFGVRLLADADRQDIAALQAAWAPLHAQLNHAYLNALPGLDNPTSENLAAWLWQRLGAVVPGLRAVDVFETATAGSRYDGHRFRIWKEMRFEAAVPFDGHGRYTGHSYLVRLHLAGQVDARGWVRDFGEVKARFKPCYARLDHHPLDQLPGIGATDCAGIAGWIAAQFAAGVPELCRVDVLENDHDGAECRLAGEGA
- the queC gene encoding 7-cyano-7-deazaguanine synthase QueC; amino-acid sequence: MTASVDAGRALVVLSGGQDSTTCLYWALARFSHVEAVTFDYGQRHRVELASARTIATLAGVRQTVLPIDTFSALGGNALTDDIAPEAAAGDALPNTFVPGRNLIFLTFAAAYAYQHQLGHIVTGVAQTDYSGYPDCRENTLKALELAINLGMDARLQLHAPLMFLSKADTVRLAQSVGAFDALAHSHTCYEGQVPPCGQCAACQLRARGFAEAGVADPLLVRTGG